The Scleropages formosus chromosome 20, fSclFor1.1, whole genome shotgun sequence genomic interval TTGATAAATTTGTACAACGTTCATCCATCAATttggaaaacatggaaaatatatcgttgtgtccaaaaaaaaaagaccaagatTTTCCCAAACGGGAAAAAGACACAGGGGCTGTATTTGTATGTGGACCTGGGGGAACATGCTCCCGCTGCCCATGCGGGATTATTCCAATCAGAATCATATCTACAGATTTACATGCAGGGAGGACGGGACACAGGGCCCCGCGGACAGTCGCGTTTCCCGCACCGCTCCGGTCCACAGCCGTcctctcgctcgctcacacCTCCGTGGTGGCCTCTTCGGCCTCGTCCTCCCGGGCAAGCAGTCGGCACCGTTCCGCACCCGGCGACTCCCCGTCCCCCCCCTCCTCGCGCGTGTCGACGGGGACGGAGTCCAGGTCCACGGAACTGCACTTGGTGTAGGTCTCCCGCTCCGCGTTGGCGCCCCATGTGGGCGCCGCTCCCAGCCAGCTCCTCAGCAGCGAGTGAAGGACGCCCAGAGGGATGGGCAGGGATGCGATGACGATGAGGATCGTGAGGACGCCCAGCGCCCAGCCGGGGTACTCCAGTCTCACCTCCGTAGCCTGGACGGGGGAACGGCGCAAGAGAGGCATCATCGGCTCCGTCCCTCCACGATATTTCGGCACATTTACGGCACACATCACGTGCGTTTCCAACGCTCCATACGACGCTCAGCCCCCAACTCTTATCGACCCATATTGCACTTCAAAGATCTGAGAAGTACCACTTGCGTTACACtactgacagttatttacccctttatacagcaggtaaccaattacttttattatattatttattatatactggggggtgcggtggcgcagcaggtttggcctgtgtctgctctctggcgagtctggggttcaagtcccgcttggggtgccttgcaactgactggcatcctgtcctgggtgtgtgtccccccccctccagccttgtgccctgtgttgccgggctaggctccagctccccgcgaccccgcttgggacaagtggtttcagtgtgtgtgtgtgtgtgtgtgtgtgtgtgtgtgtgagattatatatatgtattttttaataaataatgacagtgCAGGTCCAAGCCACACCTGAACTATCTGGAGCACCTCACTCCAATTCCCGTCTTTCCCAGGTGTCGTTACCCATGAGATTCACGTAACATTTCATTAACCTGACACTACTTcccaaagcactttacaatatgaagctactgacaattattaacccatttacacatctgggtacttttactggagcaatttagggtaaataccttgctcaaaaggtactacagccagaggtggggatcaaacctgtgacctttcggtccaaaggcagtagctgtaaccactacgcttccACATGTCCCACATCCCTTTTGCATCAATGACTTTGATTGCTTAAGacatttgttcaataaatatATAGCTACGTAAACTGCggtgtttgttaaataagactgcctttatttattaaattactgatgtatttgtttttcttgccttgcgcctgtgttaaagcgctctgtgtcaccgcgtgagaagagcgctctataaaataaattgaaattattgtTATATATCACTTAGAAGAAGGTCAggtcacattttaggagccattcaaACATAAATCCAGAGCACCCCAacgggttcacaaactttttctcgCAGCTAGACAAACACACTATGAAGAAGGCagatttaacacacacacagtgactgaagccgcttgtcccgagcagggaacgcggcgagccggagcctaacccggcaacacagggcgcaaggccggaaggggagggaggggtcgtacccaggacgggatgccggtccatcgcaaggcaccccaagcgggactcgaaccccagacccgccaccgtgcccccctttaGATTTAACAACAGTTTACTGTGAATACCTGGTTAACCGGCCATCGGAACGCGTCCCCGTATTCGTACACCCGCAGCAGGTCATTTGCCAGCCGTGCGCAAAACCTTTCCAACAAACGGGACAAGGCGCTCCGTGTGCTCGCACTGAAATACGTTGCACGATGACATTTCCCCCTTCCTCCCCACGCAATCCAGAACTCCATGCGATCCACGCCGCTCACGCGCGTGCGAGCGGCTTCGGGGAGCCCCGCTCCGCTCCGGAGAACTGCGCTCTCACCTCCTCCCGGTTCCACGCCACGTAGGTGGGACGTTTGAAGAGCATCTGCAACAGACTCGCCCCCAGCAGCCCAACCATGGCCAGCAGAGAGATGTACTTCCAGATGATCCTGTACACGGCCGGGGGACGCCACTGCAGCATGTTCTCAATGTCGTCCAGGAACCTGCGGCGAGACGCTTTTATTGGCACCTCCAGCCCCAGTGACacccacttaaaaaaaaaaaaaaaaaaactacagacgCAATTATTGCTTTAAATTGGGCTGCTGATGACTTCTTTATGTATCCCTCCGTACAATAATTAGACAGAATGTTGCTGCAGTGTAAAAATGAGTCCCGCAATCCAGTGTCAAATGAAagggcttttaaaaaaaagaaaaaaaaaaaaaaaaaacataacgcTAATAAATTTTCTTACCTTTAATTACACATTCAATATGTATTTTACGTGGCAGAATACTTTTAACATCGCATTTACCTTatgtatgttttaattaataaaaggaCATGTTGATATGCCTTTCGCATTGGTAGGTAATGTAATATGtagttgaagtttttttttttaaaaaatgtacatttttattccagATAAGTGGCATTTTTGAATTCAGGGTGTGCAGTTCagcaaaaatatgcatttattctgctgcatgattaaataaataaataaactggtcaGTCCCTACCATTTATTAGCAACTGGATTTAAAAATTCCGTCTCATTTTCTCTGTAGAACCTGTGTTATTTTCCGACTCGACCCGCCACGCTTGCcttaatttaattctgtttttgtaCTATTTCGTAGTTCCTTACCGGTCGGCTCCGTAAATCCAGGCGACGCTGAGCGTCTCGAagatgacgacgatgatgagCGGCAGGGTTGCGGAATAATCGTCGAACATGGTCACGAAATAGTTCCCGCAGCGCTGCGTGAACATCAGTCCAATGAGGAAACCCACAGTACAGCTGCCCACTGGAGGACACACGGGAAGCGGCACACACTCAGCACAACGCTCCTCGTGTACAATCCGACACGCCGCTCGGGTGCGAACGGAGGGCTGGGCAACGGTGTAAAACAGCGTAAGTCACACTTGCTCATTACactattaaggtacttacaatttacttacccatttatacagcggggacGTACTGAAATCGGGGTATTATTTATGGGCACCCTGGTACAGTcagagtgaaaaacacacaatccCTTCGGAGGAGGGCAACAGAGGCTACAGTCAAAAGCGCCTCTAGATGTTGCAATGAATCTCTGGCCGCACCTTACCGTCTGTCGCAAAGGTATCCGACTGCCTATAAAACTTCACTGCATGTCATAATCCTCGGTTAAGaaacagtgcattacatcacacaaatgcacttttttcctctttttcttttacaaagcCAGAGCGTCTGCAGGCAAAGCTAACATTTCCAAGCAAATTCTACTGAGCTCAGAAAGTGCATCTACTATGCAGGCATTTCTAACTGATTGCAATACAGTAATTACTGACTTACAGATATTTACAGccagagaaatgcatcagtaCCAGACccaatcaaaaatgaaaaaaataaatctgatctATACGTCGTggagggggcagcaggtttggctgggtcttgctctctgacgggtctggggttcgagtcccgctcggggtgctttgggacggactggagtcccgtcctgggtgtgtccccctacgccctgtgttgccgggttaggctccggctcgccgcgaccccacctgggacaagcagcttcagcaagtgtgtgtgtgtgtgtgtgtgttgtacgtcgctttggagaagagcgtctgttaaatgaataaatgtaaatcaaaacaCATCTCATGCATATACTTGGTCAATAAACGGCCCAACTACAAATTatcattaaacacatttttgagtAAACTGATACATTTGTTATGTCAAACCTTCATGTCATGATAACCAGACTGAACACGAGCTCAAACCGCGCAAGTCTGAAGCCACGGAACTGACTTGCGTTAAGGACAAAAAGGAAAATCCGGATCTTTCTTCAGCAGAAAGTAAAACCAGAAAGTACCGGTCACTGAACACAGACAGATGTGTTGGCGCATGAGTGGGCGGGGCTTACCAGTGAGGATGGTCTTGTGCCGCATCAGGGATTTGAAATTGTCCATGAGTGGCGTGAGGATGCCCTGCATGGTACCAAACATGGTGCTGAGGCCCAGGTTGAGGAGCATGAGGAAGAAGAGTGCCGACCAGAAGGGGCTGGCCGGGAACAGGGACATGGCCTGTGTGAAGGTGATGAAAGCCAGTCCCGTGCCTTCGGCGCCCTGGGGGGAGAAGTGGAGAGAAGGATGGTGAAGAAGCATTTCACACGCAGGCCGGGCGATGACAACACTGACACGAAGGTGAGCGGCGGCTCACCTTCTTCATCTCGTCTTCCGGGTTGCAGTCGGTGACGTTCACCGGTACACCAGACCCGTTGCGTAGGAACCACTCTCTGTACTCCTCCAGTGATACTGAACTGGGCTCAAAAATATTGAACTGCGGCGAAAAGGGGTTCTGTTCAAGTTCCACGTCAGACAGCTGGGACAGGAGTTTCAAATTGCTGAAAAGGTGAAAGACCGTGTGTAAGGTCCCTGGATACGATGCAGTTAAGAACCACACAGCCACGCACACATTAGCATACTTATATCCAACAAAGGAAGCGGTTCGTCCCACCCAGTCAGTGCGACCACCAATCAccagcaaaaacaaatacaacGGGTCCTCGTGTTACAAACGTTCAAATTacaaattttccatttatttttatttgcattttttcactcaattaaaaaaaaaaaatctgttagcAGTAACATCACCTGAAGTTCCAAATCcaaccattagttggcagtaaaacgcacccCAACAAAGTAGGCGTGTCACACCGTATTAATCCAACTGCTTTCATAGGCTTTAGAGCTTGTGTTTGGTGTTCATGAGTACAGGATTTCAATAATAAGATATCAAACGTTGCACATATTGACGGAATCAATCCGTTAACATGtggaattaaatattaatttgggaaggaaacatatttttatttttactcagtCACTCACTGTCCCAGAAATACTGGGAGCAGGGCGGACattcaccctggatgggatgccactccatcgcaggACGGCCACACGAGTCCACAATACAGACAGTTTAATGTCCccatttcacctgaactgcatgtcattttaaagtagtttcTATTTTTCtatgtagcttgaagttaatcAAAATGTTAAGTCTTGcggcatgttttatttattatagctatattgGAGACTTTCGTAGAACCTAGCCAGTAAATAAATGGAGATTATTACGTTTTACCGACTGACTGATGCTGACAAATGCTGAACATGTTGTTTCAAGTTGATGAAAGGTAACTGAAgtcctgccacacacacagtgttccCTGCTATGTTTGCAAGACAGGATCTAAAACACAGTGATCCTGCATAAGTCCTGCAGTTGATGAAAATCAAATCAAAGTCCTACAGCAAGTTTATCTTTCATTTTAGCTTTTTCCAAGGTCTTGAATTGAAAAGATCCATTATTAAGTCTTTACTGATTATAACATTGATTAACAAACAAATCGCGTCATGAAGAGACTCATACTCCCGATGGTCTTCGTAAGTTGAAGACCCAGTGTAAATTGAAACAAGCCCCAGTCCCTGGCTCTGTCTCCTCACCTGAGCACACATTCCTTGGCTATGTTCTTGGCACGGAAGCCCAAGACGGCAAACACGACAAGTGTTGCAAACACTGATGTGAAGAAATTTATGAAGGAGACCATGAGGGCGTCACGGTGGCAGTTGTTCCTTCGTGGGTTGTAGGATGAGTAAGCAATGATGGAGCCAAAACCCAGGCCCAGGGCGAAGAACACCTGCGTAGCCGCCTGCCGCCATACCTGCACATTGCCCCAGAGCTCCAGCTAGCAAGAAAAAATATGTCACTGTAAATGcttcttaccctaaaatgccCCAGCAAAATACCCATCTTTATAAAGAGGTAAAACTTGTaggtcgctttggggaaaagcactGAGACGACAGCAGCGGAAGCTGGATCATTTCCGGCCAGGCACACCTTGGGGTAGAACATGTAGATGATGCCCTCCGCCGCCCCGTCCAGCAGCAGCCCCCGGATAAGGAAGCACAGAAGCACCACGTAGGGGAAGATGGAGGAGAAGTACATCACCTTGCAAGAGAAGAAAAGGCGTGTCAACGCAGCGAAGGCACTTTAACCGTGCCATCAACGCAGCACAGCAGACGAACGTCTGAGGCAAAGAGAACACCGCCGAGTACCTTCCCAGATGACTTGATGCCTTTGATCATGGCAAGGCATACAATGGCCCAGGCAGCCAACAGGCATCCCGTCATGATGGGATTTAGTTGTCCAGTCTCGTCAATGGAGTCCGTGATGTCCAGCGTCTTTCGGAACCAGAAGTAGGTGGTGGGAGAGCTACCGGTACACTCCTTTACTGCAAGAAAGAGGACCAGTCCAACTTAAACACGTGAAGCTCTTCCTGATACTTACATCTTACCCTAATGTAGCACCTTTAGATGCTTAAGGTTGCCGTTCCACCCTCTTCCACGACTTTTACTTAACACCATGCACTTCGCTCTGATCACTCATACACGTAAACATGTTCAAGGATaaaatgaaagagctgaaattaattttcagctACCCCCCCGCACAAAGGTAATGTGTTCGCCTTCGCAATGTGACTTCTCGTAACTCAGAAAGATAATTGCCACTAGTTTCCATGGTAAAATGTGTGTTCCCGAGCCCCCGAAAGCACGACACCCATTCACACTAAAATATCACGTTTACAATGGACAGTGACTTAAATACTTAACATTATTTATAGAATAATATAAGGAGggagtttcccttcattaataaCTCTGTGGCACCAAATTTCAGCTCTTTCGTACGTATTATGCACTGCATGTTAAAAAGAAACGATCGCAAGCAAAACATATCCGATACTCAGTGTTTACACCGTAATACGACCTTTAATGtaacaaacagtaaaaatgaataaataaataaataaataaataaatacataaataaataaacgaatgAACGAACGAGCAAGCAAACGAGCGAACGAACGAAAACAACGCTAATGAATTCACACTCGCTGAAGAAGCTGATATTGTCTGGAAACTCCGAACGGGGGGTCACGGTGACAAGAGTACAACACGTGAAGGTCGAGAACTTTACGCAGCAGAAGAGAAACTAAAACTGCAAAGACGACCGCGCAGCAGCTCGGGTCTCATGCCGCTCGGCTGCTGGGAGGCACGCAAACCCAACGTCGGTTCTCGTAAACGTGAAGAAACGCATCGCTAGCCGCGTTACGCGAAACTCCTTGCAAAGTCAAAATTCCCGTAACCCGAACGGCCGATCTCGGGGCGTGACCGTAGTTCATTTCAACAAACGTACTATATTCAGGCAGTGCGACAAACACTCGGTAAAGTTCCGACGAACGATACAAAGCGAATTCGTAGCGCCACATGTCAATGCCTGAGGGACGAGTGTAAACCCTACAACGGACACTTAGACTTCCTGTCTCCACAGCGCTATACGAATGTTCCAGTGCTGTGGTGGAGCACATACCCGTCTGGTTGTTTACTGGTTCAGGACACTCTTCCCAAGGCAGGGGGTACTGGAAGGAGCTCCCAAGGTAGAAGAGACTCCATGCAATGATGACATTGTAATAAAGTGCTACAAAGAAACACACCTGAAAGAAAGCGACAGATCAAGAGAAATGATCATTACTACAGCATTACACGTTCAGCTCACTTGCCACGTCCTGTTctcaaataaaacacacatgcaacCGTCTAGTGATCCTTGAGGAGACGCCAAGTGCGCCGATAAGTACCTCATTCCAACTATGAAGATAAGAACTTCAGTAGCACTTTACAGTTAATTACCGCGTTTTCACAACAGCCTTAATCTCTCACCAGATATGTATATCTACACTTTCCTCACTGATCCGTCACCTTTGAGATACAGTCGAATGCACGCGCCTTCTCGTATCACAGCGTACTGGCTAGGaacattaatttttcaacaTATTACCAGGTGGACTGGTCATGTGGATTCACTCATGTTGTATTGTtcaatttaatatatatatatataatatgtttcCTAATGGGTACAGCGATCAGTTTACACCCTTTTGACGCAAGTGTGCGCTTGGCAACTATAactaataaatgcaatatataaCTTTCAATTAAAGTTGCTTGGAATGGAAAGTACAGCTGTAACTAgtccagacagacacagagctcTGGTCTTACCACACAGCTGGAGTAGCCAATCCCGACCAGCTTCGGGGAGATCGTCTTCCACACCCCGATGCTGCCCTGTTGGATACACTGCCCAGCTGCCAGCTCCAGGAAGAACAGAGGAATGCCCACCACGACCAAGAGGAGAACGTACAGCAGGACAAAGGCCCCTAGTGGACAAAGACAAGAGCACTCCCGTCGATACGCACCTCGTGACAAAGGTATAGGAACGTGATTCTCGGAAAGCGGTCACTTACTCCAATAGCACAGTTTTACCCAGCGTACACTACATATAAAACTGATGATGAGCCCCTGCCCAGCTCCATGTTTAATTCAACTTCCAAACTTCTTGAGTAACCAATcgactctatgtagcgttatgagcccacacaccttattcaccgtggtgacttacactattagatacactacttacactgggtcactcatccatacctcagtggaacacactcgctctgtcactcacacactgcgggggaacttgaacagcatgtctttggagtgtgggaggaaaccagagcacctggaggaaacctacacagacacagggagaacgtgcaaactccacggagactgagcagggatcgaacccacgtcccctcacaccacccaggagctgcgagacagcggcgctactcgctgtgccacctgcggTTAGATACCGAATTCTCACTGGCCCATTATCTGGGACAAAGGCAAACGTGAAGAcgtactgcaaacacacaaccaAAGACTACCACTCACCTCCTCCGTTGAGATGGCAAAGGTAAGGAAAGCGCCAGACGTTCCCCAGTCCGACGCTGAACCCCACCTGCGCCAAAagatactgtattttactgcccCAAGCGTCGCGGGCGGGTTCGACGGCGACGCCCTCCGGACCGTCACGTCCCGCCACATCCGAGATCTGAGTTTCCGAGCGCCCGTTCGCCACGGCTCCCCCGTTCTCATCACCGGGCAAGGCGGACTTTTCCATCTGCGAACGACACGGGAACACGGCGCGGCATCAGTACGGCGACCACCTGCGCCCTCGAGCGAGGAACTTACCTCGAACGGGCAGGGTGAGAACACCTTGCATCAGCAACAGGTAAACCATTGCATTGTCAAGTTGAAtatttaacactgcaagtcaccttggagggTAAACAAAGACTAATAATATTAACAGTCACGCTGAACTTTAGAAAAGACATGACTGTGTGCAGCTTTACTCTGAGATTCTGTTTACTTTTCCATTATGTCATAAAGGTCAGTGTTTCTACTGCTAAACTGCTCCAACTTATCCGCACTATTTTCGGAGGGTCAGAGggggtcccctcccccccagatGGACAGGAGCACCTGGCTCCCCCAGCACCTCACCCTCCAcgtgggacccccccccccatcagtgGGCGGAGTCAGGGTGGCGCGAGATGTCCCCTGGAGAGGACAAAGGGCCCTCCCCTCCCGGGACACCGGTCACAGTGACACGgtttataaaattaaactggTTACGGATCTGACAGCCTCGCAAACGTCTCTTGGAggcaaatatttcaaatacGTCCTAGTTTCTTCACTCCTCACTGAATGTCATTCGCGGCCTTTATGAGCGAAGAGACAAAAGCGCCGTGAAATAATTTTCCCCTACGTGCTCGTCTTGTCACAACTTTAATCATTAATGCTCCGGCGATGGGGTATGATTTTCTACCAGCCGTTCACTATATCTTCCCGCCACGGTGACGTTTTAATGCCATTCACGCGCGGAAGTGCGCGAGAGCTTCTCTTTCGTTTCAAACGCGAGCTGTTTGCGTCTAtctttctattatttttttttctttaaaaaaaaaaacaagcgcGGACCATGTCCAAAATTAAACTCATGATTCAGCCTCCGTCAATaagtcattttcacacattgtacgtaaataaaataagtacatACCCGTACTACGAGCCCCCGTAAACCACGTGTATTTGTACTGTGGAACTGAATTACCCACAATTCCCTGGGCGCCTCTTCCCGCCACAGAGGCCCGGACGGAGGAACAAAAGGGCGGCGGTGGCGGCTCGCGCTCCGTAACCTGTCGGCACGTGCGCGGAGCAGCGCGTCGTCAGCGGTTGCCCGGCGGGAGGCAGTGGCGCGTGATACGtatcatgtttattttgttttctttatttttttttaaggaaacaCTGAGTGGAAATAAGTTGAGTTTGGAATTGaattctgaatatttattttaccatttgtgTATGTGGGGTGTAACGAAGATATTTAGGGAAAACGTGCAAGCTgtcacaggacaccccaagcaggactcgaaccccccaGTAAAAAACATAATCAttatgtaatgaacacattgtattcaCATCTCAGAGAGAATACAatcaatgtgttcattacaagagaaagacagttgcagacatgattcttaagtaaacctagtttgtttctttccacttcatgcaccgatgatgttcatcgcacgagtaggtgcataaaactcaggatataCTAAtcttcctgatcaccttcctaaaattttgtgtttttttttttatttttttaaaaaaagctacacaaacatttacatacaatacaggagtagctgtgtaaaggctgatCTGGGGATGGTCGTAAAgttacggcgcatgaacatttacaccatacatgcgcttgagagatcttgggcgaagtgagttttcagacccttcttgaatgtggacagagattcagcagttctgagcgggAGGGGGATGTAGTTCCACCACTACGGAGCCAGAACCtccgtgcgcgggaccaccgagcggacagaagtagatgagcaaagcggtctggttggggtgtagcggatggtcaagtcttgtagatatctgggagcagttctattgatacatttgtaggccacaaccagggtcttgactttgatccgggcagctataggaagccagtgcagagaaacgagtagaggagatacatggaaacgctttggcaagccaaacacaactcgggcggcagcgttctgtatcagctgcagaggtttgctggcagttttactttattacttCTTCCTATTGCTTCGGACCCAATCAAAGTAGCACAGGGCTACAAAACtgggtttttctccaaacaaccAAAATGGATTTATTGCATTTTGCGGTCAAACCCCTCTTTCTCTTCAACAAAAGGGTCAGGAAGGAGCCTCCAGGTGCGACACCACTGCACCTCACACCTCGGAGTTTTCTTCCGAGAGACATACATCACGCAAGTGCACATGGACGTTTCCTCCTGAGCCCCACAGCTCTGTCACCCTGGCTCTTATGGCTGGAGAAGCAAGCTTGTGTCATCATCCCATCCATAGGAGGTCTGACCCTGATCAGCAGTTATTGTGAAGGAATGTCGTACACTTGGCGCAATGCGTGCCGCAGGAGACCCAACACAGCACGTTGAAGGTGGGGACACACAGGGAATGTTCAGTCCATGAAGAAGGAAAACCAGAAAGGAGATGCAAACATGGGTCTTCAAAATATTCCCTACATGGCAATGGTGCTCCTAGAAGATTTAGAAGTTCTCATCTCATTGTTTCTATTGCATCGTTTAAGGAAATATAAACCTTTTTCTAAAAGTTTAATACCATGCTCTCTATATAAGTAGAAGTAGCAGATTGTTAGCAGATTGTATAAGTAGAAGTAGCAGATTGTTGTTGTTTAGCGGATGCCCTCGCACCCCGGACTTCCTTACTTGCTCCTTGCATTCGCAGATAAAGTCTCCCTCTCCTTCACATTTCCAAAAAGTGGAGATCTTCATTTTGCAGAATGTGTGAAAAGCCAAACCTTACACCTTACATTTACCACTCATTGAGCAATGAGTGGTAAATGTAAGGTTTATTGGTGGGAGTTAACATTTTTTGGGCCAGTGGAATAATCCATAAATAAAGTGCCTTGGTTAGAACCAGGCAGAAACGGTCACTTTATGGCTGTATAGAATGGAATACAAATTGTGGTCCACAATGCCTGTCAGTATATAAATTATGACATATATATACAATTTGGAAACTAAATTATACCATGTGCGTATGTTACTacacaatttattatttatatctgCCCACAGACTGTCCTCTTTTTTTAGCCAAGTGGACGGACACACAGCGGTTTCAGAACCATTTATCTAGGACCAGCTTCCCCTACTTAAATCCAACTTTTAATACTATCAAAGTTACAAAGATTTGATCATCtattatattattttgaaaggaaaagatatttttcatgaaaaatgcagtatatttatGATATATTTTGCCTAGGAGAGTTCCAGTAAGAGTGCAGGCATAAGAACTAGTTGTCCAGTGTTTGCTAATATATCACTAATATACTCATAGGAAAAGTAAATAAGGAAGTATTTGAGCTAAGGATGATACAATAGTTCAATTAAACTGCACAGGACACTTATTAATTATATAGCTAATAGTTATAAGTTACAAGAATGATGACAAGTTGTGTAAGATTTAATAAAAACTACTCATTCCCACATCTGTTTGTCCTGGTTgaggtcacagtggtccagagcctatcccagattcactgggtgctgggggggggggggacacacactggccagggcgccagtctatcgcagggtagccacatatacaatctctctgtcacacacacacatacacaccacacaACTGGACAATTTAATTCACAGGAGCTGCATGTTTAcagactgtgtgaggaa includes:
- the LOC108923946 gene encoding sodium-dependent neutral amino acid transporter B(0)AT2-like, whose translation is MEKSALPGDENGGAVANGRSETQISDVAGRDGPEGVAVEPARDAWGSKIQYLLAQVGFSVGLGNVWRFPYLCHLNGGGAFVLLYVLLLVVVGIPLFFLELAAGQCIQQGSIGVWKTISPKLVGIGYSSCVVCFFVALYYNVIIAWSLFYLGSSFQYPLPWEECPEPVNNQTVKECTGSSPTTYFWFRKTLDITDSIDETGQLNPIMTGCLLAAWAIVCLAMIKGIKSSGKVMYFSSIFPYVVLLCFLIRGLLLDGAAEGIIYMFYPKLELWGNVQVWRQAATQVFFALGLGFGSIIAYSSYNPRRNNCHRDALMVSFINFFTSVFATLVVFAVLGFRAKNIAKECVLSNLKLLSQLSDVELEQNPFSPQFNIFEPSSVSLEEYREWFLRNGSGVPVNVTDCNPEDEMKKGAEGTGLAFITFTQAMSLFPASPFWSALFFLMLLNLGLSTMFGTMQGILTPLMDNFKSLMRHKTILTVGSCTVGFLIGLMFTQRCGNYFVTMFDDYSATLPLIIVVIFETLSVAWIYGADRFLDDIENMLQWRPPAVYRIIWKYISLLAMVGLLGASLLQMLFKRPTYVAWNREEATEVRLEYPGWALGVLTILIVIASLPIPLGVLHSLLRSWLGAAPTWGANAERETYTKCSSVDLDSVPVDTREEGGDGESPGAERCRLLAREDEAEEATTEV